Proteins co-encoded in one Halalkalicoccus subterraneus genomic window:
- the hflX gene encoding GTPase HflX — translation MNTVIVKRVDEGTADTGEIRDLARAAGYTVLDELAQTRTEDAAYHIGEGKVEELARLIDRTGADTVIFDNRLGPYQIYNIGTELPDDVEVIDRFTLILDIFGQRAQTRKAQLQVELAELRYELPRVDAKVSLAKREEHPGFMGLGEYDESRERDIKSQISRIKDELASIAKTEEHRREERRESGFDLVALAGYTNAGKSTLLRRLAADVAVDENEGLHPDLDTTAESRDQLFTTLGTTTRRADMERDVLLTDTVGFISDLPHWLVESFRSTLDEVYRADLVLLVVDVSEPIEAIREKLVTCHDTLYERNEAP, via the coding sequence ATGAATACGGTCATCGTCAAACGAGTAGACGAGGGCACAGCCGACACGGGCGAGATCCGAGATCTGGCGCGTGCTGCGGGCTACACCGTCCTCGACGAACTGGCACAGACACGCACGGAGGACGCCGCCTACCACATCGGCGAGGGAAAGGTCGAGGAACTGGCGCGCCTGATCGACCGAACGGGTGCCGATACGGTGATCTTCGACAACCGCCTCGGCCCCTACCAGATATATAACATCGGGACGGAGCTACCGGACGACGTCGAGGTGATCGACCGTTTTACGTTGATCCTCGACATCTTCGGCCAGCGCGCCCAGACACGGAAGGCCCAACTCCAGGTCGAACTCGCCGAGCTGCGCTACGAACTTCCCCGTGTGGACGCGAAGGTCAGCCTCGCGAAACGCGAGGAACACCCCGGGTTCATGGGGCTTGGCGAGTACGACGAGTCCCGCGAGCGCGACATCAAATCCCAGATCAGCCGGATCAAGGACGAGTTGGCCTCGATCGCGAAAACCGAGGAGCACCGGCGAGAGGAGCGCCGCGAGTCGGGCTTCGATCTCGTGGCGTTGGCGGGATACACGAACGCCGGGAAATCCACGCTCCTCAGACGGCTCGCTGCGGATGTCGCCGTCGACGAGAACGAGGGCCTCCATCCCGACCTCGATACGACAGCCGAGTCGCGCGACCAGCTCTTTACGACGCTGGGAACGACCACGCGCCGCGCGGACATGGAACGGGACGTCCTGCTCACCGATACAGTGGGGTTCATCAGCGACTTACCCCACTGGCTGGTCGAGTCGTTTCGCTCGACGCTCGACGAGGTCTACCGGGCGGACCTCGTGTTGCTCGTCGTCGACGTGAGCGAGCCGATCGAGGCGATCCGCGAGAAGCTCGTCACCTGCCACGACACGCTCTACGAGCGAAACGAGGCACC
- a CDS encoding DUF2209 family protein: MDISSRHEERGEYLMVSAAVAASVGSNRIREVTGIDLASSRAGPTLTATLSVAAEAVGSLPDPPLGAVVAERGGFHEWPEVVDTSFDPEFTYAEPVAERRTVEIAHQAAYAARTLIL; encoded by the coding sequence ATCGACATCAGCAGTCGCCACGAGGAGCGTGGCGAATACCTGATGGTCTCGGCAGCCGTCGCCGCGAGCGTCGGATCGAATCGCATCCGCGAGGTGACCGGGATCGACCTCGCGAGCAGCCGAGCGGGGCCGACGCTCACGGCCACCCTGTCGGTCGCCGCGGAGGCGGTCGGCAGTCTTCCGGATCCACCGTTGGGAGCCGTCGTCGCCGAGCGCGGGGGGTTCCACGAGTGGCCCGAGGTCGTCGACACGTCGTTCGACCCCGAGTTCACATACGCCGAGCCGGTTGCCGAGCGTCGAACCGTCGAGATCGCACACCAGGCGGCCTACGCCGCACGAACACTCATACTATGA
- a CDS encoding ribosome assembly factor SBDS → MISLDEAVTARLESHGARFEVLVDPDAALAIKREEFDGDLEEVIAAEEVFENASRGDRPAESDLEDVFDTTDPMEIIPEVIRRGEIQITAEQRREMQEQKRRQLINRIARNAVNPQMDNAPHPPDRIESALEEAGFRVDAMEPVEQQIDDALDALRPVIPIRFDEVVVAVELPAEHAGSAQAQVRQFGDLKREEWQNDGSWVGVLEFPAGMQNDFYDLVNEHTSGTGQTRIIKDEDEIGTR, encoded by the coding sequence ATGATATCGCTTGACGAGGCGGTGACGGCCCGTCTCGAATCCCATGGCGCACGGTTCGAAGTGCTCGTCGACCCGGATGCGGCGCTGGCGATCAAACGCGAGGAGTTCGACGGCGACCTAGAGGAGGTGATCGCCGCCGAGGAGGTCTTCGAGAACGCCTCACGCGGGGATCGGCCCGCCGAGAGCGATCTCGAGGACGTCTTCGACACCACCGATCCCATGGAGATCATTCCCGAGGTCATCCGACGGGGGGAGATCCAGATCACCGCCGAGCAGCGCCGCGAGATGCAAGAACAGAAGCGTCGACAGCTGATCAACCGTATCGCGCGAAACGCCGTGAACCCGCAGATGGACAACGCGCCCCATCCGCCCGACCGCATCGAGAGCGCCCTCGAGGAGGCGGGGTTCAGGGTCGACGCGATGGAACCGGTCGAACAGCAGATCGACGACGCGCTCGACGCCCTCAGACCGGTTATCCCGATCCGGTTCGACGAGGTGGTCGTGGCGGTCGAACTGCCGGCCGAGCATGCGGGCAGTGCCCAGGCGCAGGTCCGACAGTTCGGCGACCTCAAACGCGAGGAGTGGCAGAACGACGGCTCGTGGGTCGGGGTACTCGAGTTTCCCGCGGGGATGCAAAACGACTTCTACGACCTGGTCAACGAACACACCAGCGGTACCGGCCAGACCCGAATCATCAAGGACGAGGACGAGATCGGCACGCGATAG
- the psmA gene encoding archaeal proteasome endopeptidase complex subunit alpha, translating to MQGQNQQQAYDRGITIFSPDGRLYQVEYAREAVKRGTASIGIRTAGGVVLAVDKRIRSPLMERTSVEKIHKADDHIGIASAGHVADARQLIDFARRNAQVNRLRYGEPIGVETLTKDVTDHIQQYTQVGGARPFGVALIIGGIENGEPRLYETDPSGTPYEWKALAVGADRGDIEDYLEDNYEEESDLEGGIELALRALAEVNDGGLRPESIGMATIPTETESFTEVEDDEIDSYLDEFDLLADEEDEEQESDESAE from the coding sequence ATGCAGGGACAAAACCAACAGCAGGCCTACGACCGAGGAATCACGATCTTCTCGCCTGACGGACGGCTCTATCAGGTCGAGTACGCCCGCGAGGCCGTAAAACGTGGCACGGCAAGCATCGGCATCCGAACCGCCGGCGGCGTCGTTCTCGCCGTCGACAAACGCATCCGCTCGCCGCTGATGGAGCGCACCAGCGTCGAGAAGATCCACAAGGCTGACGACCACATCGGCATCGCCAGTGCGGGCCACGTCGCCGACGCCCGCCAACTGATCGACTTCGCCCGGCGGAACGCACAAGTGAACCGGCTTCGATACGGCGAGCCCATCGGCGTCGAGACGCTCACGAAGGACGTCACCGACCACATCCAGCAGTACACGCAGGTCGGCGGCGCCCGGCCGTTCGGCGTCGCGCTGATCATCGGCGGCATCGAAAACGGTGAACCACGGCTCTACGAAACCGACCCCTCGGGGACGCCCTACGAGTGGAAGGCGCTCGCGGTCGGCGCGGACCGTGGCGACATCGAGGACTACCTCGAGGACAACTACGAGGAGGAATCCGACTTGGAGGGCGGGATCGAGCTCGCGCTTCGCGCGCTCGCGGAGGTCAACGACGGCGGACTTCGCCCCGAGAGTATCGGCATGGCGACGATCCCCACCGAGACCGAGTCGTTCACCGAGGTCGAGGACGACGAGATCGACTCGTACCTCGACGAGTTCGACCTGCTGGCCGACGAGGAGGACGAGGAGCAGGAGTCCGACGAATCGGCCGAGTAA
- a CDS encoding Rpp14/Pop5 family protein codes for MKHLPKHVRPKWRYLGVGLETWPDAALSRRGFQRGLWYAGQNLLGDPASADAELSVFAFHHADGVGEAVVRTRRDTVSEARAALACLDEVDGQEVGVSVRGISGTVKRCEEKYLGRRPEVSGENRVVYENADRAAVVRDGLVDVRVGDAYTGATDFDVTPV; via the coding sequence GTGAAGCACCTCCCGAAACACGTCCGGCCCAAATGGCGCTATCTCGGCGTCGGGCTCGAAACCTGGCCCGATGCGGCGCTCTCGCGGCGCGGGTTCCAGCGCGGGCTCTGGTACGCCGGACAGAATCTGCTCGGCGACCCGGCAAGTGCGGACGCCGAGCTGAGCGTGTTCGCGTTTCACCACGCCGACGGCGTCGGCGAGGCGGTCGTCCGTACCCGGCGGGACACGGTGAGCGAGGCACGGGCCGCGCTGGCCTGTCTCGACGAGGTCGACGGGCAGGAGGTCGGCGTCTCCGTACGTGGGATCAGCGGAACGGTGAAGCGCTGTGAAGAAAAGTATTTAGGACGCCGACCGGAAGTTTCGGGCGAGAATCGAGTCGTGTACGAGAACGCAGACCGGGCCGCCGTCGTTCGTGACGGCCTCGTCGACGTACGGGTCGGGGATGCGTACACCGGCGCGACGGACTTCGACGTAACTCCAGTGTGA
- a CDS encoding class I SAM-dependent methyltransferase, producing the protein MKRTVEEHASRFDDHAADYDESQDSEEYKACASLVIEHADPDPEDTVLDIGCGTGAIALALAPDAKRVVGRDISEGMMEKAREKAEQQGLDNVEFGEGRFREPDYNDPVDIVVSNFAMHHLADEEKREAIETIAGLGPQKVVLGDVMFFGEPDPDEPFYSPEVDVPATVGTLVEAFTAAGFAITHAQRVHDQVGVLVAERR; encoded by the coding sequence ATGAAGAGAACCGTTGAGGAGCACGCGAGCCGGTTTGACGACCACGCCGCCGACTACGACGAGAGCCAGGACAGCGAGGAGTACAAAGCCTGTGCGAGCCTCGTGATCGAGCACGCGGACCCGGATCCCGAGGACACGGTCCTCGATATCGGTTGTGGGACCGGTGCGATCGCGCTGGCGCTTGCACCCGACGCGAAGCGCGTGGTCGGACGGGATATCAGTGAGGGAATGATGGAGAAAGCGCGCGAGAAAGCCGAACAGCAGGGGCTCGATAACGTCGAGTTCGGCGAGGGACGCTTCCGGGAGCCTGACTACAACGACCCCGTCGATATCGTCGTCTCGAACTTCGCGATGCACCACCTCGCGGACGAGGAAAAGCGCGAGGCCATCGAGACCATTGCGGGACTCGGACCTCAGAAGGTCGTACTCGGCGACGTGATGTTCTTCGGCGAGCCCGATCCCGACGAGCCGTTTTACAGCCCCGAGGTGGACGTCCCCGCGACGGTCGGCACGCTCGTCGAGGCGTTCACCGCGGCGGGCTTTGCGATCACCCACGCACAGCGAGTCCACGACCAGGTCGGCGTGCTGGTCGCCGAGCGGCGCTGA
- a CDS encoding RNase P subunit p30 family protein: MYEAVDATPEGRATPARFACTAREYGFSGLVVRSGVADAERITERYEIDVVSGTEVRAENPQKASGHLGNRREEYTVLALRGGTNDLNRFAVEQPRVDVLTKPMADEGDFNHVLAKAAAKNGVRVEFDFSRVLRQAGGPRVQALSDMRKLRELVVQYDAPFVVSASPESHLQLRGPRELIAVGEEIGFTAEQVEEGLREWGRLAQRNRAIASESFIEPGVRRGRYEENR; the protein is encoded by the coding sequence ATGTACGAGGCGGTTGACGCCACGCCCGAAGGCCGCGCGACGCCCGCGCGCTTCGCCTGCACCGCCCGCGAGTACGGCTTTTCGGGACTCGTCGTCCGAAGCGGTGTGGCCGATGCCGAACGGATCACCGAGAGGTACGAAATCGACGTCGTCTCGGGGACCGAGGTCCGCGCCGAAAACCCACAGAAAGCAAGCGGACACCTCGGGAACCGTCGCGAGGAGTACACGGTTCTCGCGCTCCGGGGCGGGACGAACGATTTGAACCGGTTCGCGGTCGAACAGCCCCGTGTCGACGTGCTCACGAAGCCGATGGCCGACGAGGGTGACTTCAACCACGTGCTCGCGAAGGCCGCCGCGAAGAACGGCGTACGCGTCGAGTTCGACTTCTCGAGGGTACTTCGACAGGCGGGCGGCCCGCGGGTGCAGGCGCTTTCGGACATGCGAAAACTCCGCGAACTCGTCGTCCAGTACGACGCGCCCTTCGTGGTGAGCGCCTCCCCCGAGAGTCACCTCCAGTTGCGCGGCCCGCGCGAGCTGATCGCGGTCGGCGAGGAGATCGGGTTCACCGCCGAGCAGGTCGAGGAGGGGCTTCGAGAGTGGGGGCGGCTCGCACAGCGCAATCGAGCGATCGCCTCCGAGTCGTTCATAGAGCCGGGGGTGCGTAGGGGACGGTATGAAGAGAACCGTTGA
- the hsp14 gene encoding archaeal heat shock protein Hsp14: MSRRNPFDDVEEFFDRLNRQFEGQGGFDQDVFGMGGSNRLSVDLLDRDGELVVTADVPGFEKDEIDVRVSGRTLTIEADRERSTEEEDETYLRSERRSESLRRTLQLPERVDEEAVSATYKNGVLTITLPKHDPGIGGKSIDIE; encoded by the coding sequence ATGTCACGACGCAACCCATTCGACGACGTAGAGGAGTTCTTCGACCGGCTCAATCGCCAGTTCGAGGGCCAGGGTGGATTCGACCAGGACGTCTTCGGGATGGGCGGGTCGAACCGCCTGAGCGTTGATCTGCTCGATCGCGACGGGGAACTGGTCGTCACGGCCGACGTCCCCGGCTTCGAGAAGGACGAGATCGACGTTCGAGTCTCCGGGCGAACCCTCACCATCGAGGCCGACCGCGAGCGGAGCACCGAGGAGGAGGACGAGACCTACCTTAGGAGCGAACGCCGGAGCGAGTCGCTCCGCCGAACGCTTCAGCTCCCCGAACGCGTCGACGAGGAAGCCGTCTCGGCGACCTACAAGAACGGCGTGCTGACGATCACGCTCCCCAAACACGACCCCGGGATCGGCGGGAAGTCGATCGACATCGAGTAA
- a CDS encoding NAD-dependent succinate-semialdehyde dehydrogenase, translated as MESVNPATGETLETYDDHTEDDVDQALDRATEAFGEWRERPMDERQVLLSRAAEVLRENQEEYARLMTEEMGKPITGARAEIEKCAWVCDFYAERADEFLADEVLGSEPESRSLVSYEPLGSVLAVMPWNFPFWQVFRFAAPHLTAGNVGLLKHASNVPGCAKAIEEVFEEAGYPEGVFTSLLVGSDAIEDVIRDDRLAAVTLTGSEGAGRAVAETAGSEIKKSVLELGGSDPFVVLDDADVEAAAETGAQARTINSGQSCIAAKRFIVHEAVYDEFVERFTEEMESLSMGDPMDEDTDLGPQAREDLVEDVHDQVERSVEAGAQLRTGGERPDEDGNFYPPTVLTEVPRDAAAATEEVFGPAAAVFQVESEDEAIEVANDTDFGLGASLWTEDLDRGERLARRVEAGCVFVNELVKSDPRIPFGGVKNSGYGRELAEKGIHEFVNEKSVWVQSSEGPDDVATE; from the coding sequence ATGGAAAGCGTAAACCCAGCGACCGGCGAGACGCTCGAAACGTACGACGACCACACCGAGGACGACGTCGATCAGGCGCTCGACCGGGCCACCGAGGCCTTCGGAGAGTGGCGCGAGCGCCCGATGGACGAGCGACAGGTGCTGCTCTCCCGGGCTGCGGAGGTGCTCCGGGAGAACCAAGAGGAGTACGCCCGGTTGATGACCGAGGAGATGGGCAAACCCATCACCGGGGCCCGCGCCGAAATAGAGAAATGTGCGTGGGTCTGCGATTTCTACGCCGAGCGCGCCGACGAGTTCCTCGCCGACGAGGTACTCGGCAGCGAGCCCGAATCCCGTTCGCTCGTCTCCTACGAGCCGCTCGGGTCCGTGCTCGCGGTGATGCCCTGGAACTTCCCGTTCTGGCAGGTGTTTCGCTTCGCGGCCCCGCACCTCACGGCGGGTAACGTCGGCCTGTTGAAACACGCTTCGAACGTCCCGGGCTGTGCGAAGGCCATCGAGGAGGTCTTCGAGGAGGCGGGCTACCCCGAGGGAGTCTTCACCAGCCTGCTCGTCGGGTCGGACGCCATCGAGGACGTGATCCGCGACGATCGCCTCGCGGCGGTGACGCTCACGGGAAGCGAGGGTGCCGGCCGAGCGGTCGCCGAGACCGCCGGCAGCGAGATCAAAAAGAGCGTCCTCGAACTCGGGGGTAGCGACCCGTTCGTCGTGCTCGACGACGCCGACGTCGAGGCCGCCGCCGAAACCGGCGCGCAGGCCCGCACGATCAACTCGGGACAGTCCTGCATCGCCGCCAAACGTTTCATCGTTCACGAGGCCGTCTACGACGAGTTCGTCGAGCGGTTCACGGAGGAGATGGAGTCGCTCTCGATGGGCGATCCCATGGACGAAGACACCGACCTCGGCCCGCAGGCCCGCGAGGACCTCGTCGAGGACGTCCACGATCAGGTCGAACGGAGCGTCGAGGCGGGCGCACAGCTCCGGACGGGGGGTGAACGCCCGGATGAAGACGGGAACTTCTACCCGCCGACCGTGCTGACCGAGGTGCCGCGGGACGCCGCCGCGGCGACCGAGGAGGTCTTCGGTCCCGCCGCCGCCGTCTTCCAGGTCGAGAGCGAGGACGAGGCGATCGAGGTGGCAAACGACACCGACTTCGGGCTCGGCGCGTCGCTCTGGACCGAGGACCTCGATCGAGGCGAGCGCCTCGCCCGCCGGGTCGAGGCGGGCTGTGTCTTCGTCAACGAACTCGTCAAGTCCGACCCCCGAATCCCGTTCGGCGGCGTGAAGAATTCCGGCTACGGCCGGGAACTCGCCGAGAAGGGGATTCACGAGTTCGTCAACGAGAAGAGCGTCTGGGTGCAGTCGTCCGAAGGCCCGGACGACGTCGCGACGGAGTAA
- a CDS encoding universal stress protein, with translation MYDSVLIPTDGSEMVDTTLEHGLRIARDNDAAVHALYVVDSRVARAAEDAREEVERSLQTEGEQAVEHVREQADNAGLEAVGEVRTGTPQKEILEYADEAGIDLIAIGTHGKSPREKLLSMGSVTERVVDNASVPVLVVRK, from the coding sequence ATGTACGACAGCGTCCTGATTCCGACCGACGGAAGCGAGATGGTCGACACCACGCTCGAACACGGCCTGCGGATCGCGCGCGACAACGACGCCGCCGTTCACGCGCTCTACGTCGTCGACAGCCGCGTCGCGCGCGCCGCCGAGGACGCCCGCGAGGAGGTCGAACGATCCCTGCAGACGGAGGGTGAACAGGCCGTCGAGCACGTCCGCGAGCAAGCCGACAACGCGGGACTCGAAGCCGTCGGTGAGGTTCGAACCGGTACGCCACAGAAGGAGATCCTCGAATACGCCGACGAAGCTGGAATCGACCTGATCGCGATCGGGACACACGGGAAGAGTCCCCGCGAGAAGCTGCTGTCGATGGGTAGCGTCACCGAGCGAGTCGTCGACAACGCCTCGGTGCCCGTCCTCGTCGTGCGGAAGTAG
- a CDS encoding DsrE family protein — MDVALHCSAESPAERAHAIANVGNLLDARADASVVFVANGDGVLALTADAEQADRVGALADRGVAFRACANSLRSRGIDETSLAEGVETVPAGVGELVGLQAAGSSYIKVP, encoded by the coding sequence ATGGACGTCGCACTTCACTGCTCCGCGGAATCGCCGGCCGAGCGCGCGCACGCGATCGCGAACGTCGGGAACCTGCTCGACGCACGGGCGGACGCCAGCGTCGTCTTCGTCGCCAACGGGGACGGCGTTCTCGCGCTGACGGCCGACGCCGAACAGGCGGATCGGGTCGGGGCGCTCGCCGACCGCGGTGTCGCGTTCCGGGCGTGTGCGAACTCGCTTCGCTCCCGGGGGATCGACGAGACCTCCCTCGCGGAGGGCGTCGAGACGGTTCCGGCGGGCGTCGGCGAACTCGTGGGGTTGCAGGCGGCGGGGTCGAGCTACATCAAAGTCCCCTGA
- a CDS encoding acetolactate synthase large subunit: MVTTAELLVECLEREGVEYVFGIPGEELEDVLFALRDSDIVFVPTRHEQGAAFMADVHGRLTGKAGVCLSTLGPGATNLMTGVADAHLDKSPLVAITGQGGRERLHKESHQALNVVDMFEPIVKWNTQLGEPDVVAESVRKAFKLAEHEKPGAAHLEFPEDVAAEETTETPLPVRERVRRADPDPDSIERAANLFERAERPIVLAGNGAVRTRARGAGRDSESSNRLRELVARMGVPVVATYMGKGAISDREPYSLLTLDSGPDGEAAAAIEDADCVLAVGYDIAEHDPEGWNPDLETTVVHVDHEPAEVYRHYNPEVEIVADIPASLRALTEAIGSGTGKAWCTDVHDRVIDHVTARPEPDDPFSVRHTLPILRAAMADEDVLLSDVGSHKMAIAQSFPTYEPNTCIVSNGLASMGISVPGGLAADLACESNVVAATGDGGFLMNGAEIETAKRLGLGYTILLFNDNDYGLISEKQEQHLSEHFGTKLQNPDFVAFAESFDIEGHRPETWDELEEVLNEVVPSEEMALVEVRLE; this comes from the coding sequence ATGGTCACCACTGCCGAGTTGCTGGTCGAGTGTCTCGAACGCGAGGGGGTCGAGTACGTCTTCGGCATCCCGGGCGAGGAACTCGAGGACGTCCTGTTCGCGCTCCGTGACTCCGATATCGTGTTCGTCCCGACCCGCCACGAGCAGGGCGCGGCGTTCATGGCCGACGTCCACGGCCGGCTGACGGGCAAGGCCGGGGTCTGTCTCTCGACGCTGGGCCCGGGCGCGACGAACCTCATGACGGGCGTCGCCGACGCCCATCTCGATAAGTCCCCGCTGGTCGCGATCACGGGCCAGGGCGGGCGCGAACGGCTCCACAAGGAGAGCCACCAGGCGCTGAACGTCGTCGACATGTTCGAGCCGATCGTGAAGTGGAACACGCAGTTGGGCGAGCCCGATGTCGTCGCCGAATCGGTCAGGAAGGCGTTCAAACTCGCCGAACACGAGAAACCGGGTGCGGCCCATCTCGAGTTTCCCGAGGACGTCGCCGCCGAGGAGACGACCGAGACGCCCCTGCCGGTCCGCGAGCGGGTGCGCCGGGCCGATCCCGATCCCGATTCGATCGAGCGGGCGGCGAACCTCTTCGAACGGGCCGAACGGCCGATCGTGCTCGCGGGCAACGGTGCGGTGCGGACCCGGGCGCGCGGCGCGGGCCGCGATTCCGAGAGTTCGAACCGGCTGCGCGAACTCGTCGCCCGGATGGGCGTGCCCGTCGTCGCGACCTACATGGGCAAGGGTGCGATCTCGGATCGCGAGCCCTACTCGCTTCTGACACTGGATTCGGGCCCGGATGGCGAGGCTGCGGCGGCCATCGAGGACGCCGACTGCGTCCTCGCGGTCGGCTACGACATCGCCGAACACGACCCCGAGGGCTGGAATCCCGACCTCGAAACGACCGTGGTCCACGTCGATCACGAGCCCGCCGAGGTCTATCGCCACTACAACCCCGAGGTCGAGATCGTCGCGGACATCCCCGCGAGCCTGCGTGCGCTGACGGAAGCGATTGGCTCGGGAACCGGGAAGGCATGGTGTACCGACGTCCACGACCGGGTGATCGACCACGTCACCGCGCGCCCGGAACCGGACGACCCCTTCTCGGTCCGACACACCCTGCCGATCCTGCGGGCGGCGATGGCCGACGAGGACGTCCTGCTCTCGGACGTCGGCAGCCACAAGATGGCGATCGCCCAGTCGTTTCCGACCTACGAACCCAACACCTGCATCGTTTCCAACGGATTGGCGAGCATGGGGATCTCAGTTCCGGGCGGGCTCGCAGCGGATCTCGCCTGCGAGTCGAACGTCGTCGCCGCGACCGGCGACGGCGGCTTTCTGATGAACGGCGCCGAAATCGAGACGGCAAAGCGACTCGGACTCGGCTATACGATCCTCCTGTTCAACGACAACGACTACGGGCTGATCAGCGAGAAACAGGAACAACACCTCAGCGAACACTTCGGGACAAAACTCCAGAACCCCGATTTCGTCGCGTTCGCCGAGAGTTTCGACATCGAGGGCCATCGCCCCGAGACGTGGGACGAACTCGAGGAGGTCCTGAACGAGGTGGTCCCCTCCGAGGAGATGGCGCTCGTCGAGGTCCGACTGGAGTGA
- a CDS encoding APC family permease, which yields MSNTDTTERGLVKALSQRDLLVLAFGAMIGWGWIVLSGQWINEGGPLGAISAFVIGGTLVIFVAVIYGELASAMPFVGGEHVYSHRALGALGSFICTWAIAFGYVSVAAFEAVALPSALAFVIPGFNAVELWSIAGDPVYGTWVLVGAGGAAVMTAVNYVGIRPAAQFQGIVTLVIALAGVVLVIGAITGGQPSPDPPVIGGVAGVFGVVLATPFMFVGFDVIPQAAEEADVPTRSLGTIIVAAVLMATLFYIAVLWGSSRALPGAQLVESPLPAAAAMETLYDSVTVGQLMALAGIAGILTSWNAFVIGGSRAIFAMAESDMLPAVLAKTHPEYNTPHNAILLIGVSSVLAPLFGEGMLGWIVNAGGLGIVLAWLFVCVSFLVLRRREPGMERPFKVPAGYLTGAIALVLSAFFVVLYLPGGPSALVWPYEWLMVLLWALLGVGLFALSPRGRALVG from the coding sequence ATGTCGAACACAGACACGACCGAGCGCGGACTGGTGAAAGCGCTCTCCCAACGGGACTTGCTGGTGCTCGCCTTTGGCGCGATGATCGGCTGGGGATGGATCGTCCTCTCGGGCCAGTGGATAAACGAGGGCGGACCCCTCGGCGCGATCTCGGCGTTCGTCATCGGTGGAACGCTGGTGATCTTCGTCGCGGTGATCTACGGCGAACTCGCCTCGGCGATGCCCTTCGTCGGCGGCGAGCACGTCTACAGCCACCGGGCGCTCGGCGCGCTCGGATCGTTTATCTGTACGTGGGCGATCGCCTTCGGCTACGTCAGCGTCGCCGCCTTCGAGGCCGTCGCCCTGCCGTCGGCGCTCGCGTTCGTGATCCCGGGGTTCAACGCGGTCGAACTCTGGTCGATCGCGGGCGATCCGGTCTATGGGACGTGGGTGCTCGTCGGCGCGGGCGGTGCAGCCGTCATGACCGCCGTCAACTACGTCGGGATCCGCCCGGCCGCCCAGTTCCAGGGGATCGTCACGCTCGTCATCGCGCTCGCGGGGGTAGTGTTGGTAATCGGCGCGATCACCGGCGGCCAGCCCTCCCCCGACCCGCCCGTGATCGGTGGGGTGGCGGGCGTCTTCGGAGTCGTGCTCGCGACGCCGTTCATGTTCGTCGGATTCGACGTGATCCCCCAAGCCGCCGAGGAGGCGGACGTCCCCACCCGGTCGCTGGGGACGATCATCGTCGCGGCGGTACTGATGGCGACCCTCTTTTACATCGCCGTTCTCTGGGGCTCCAGCCGGGCCTTACCGGGCGCACAGCTGGTCGAGAGCCCGCTTCCGGCCGCGGCGGCCATGGAGACGCTGTACGACAGCGTGACCGTCGGCCAGCTGATGGCGCTTGCGGGCATCGCGGGCATTCTCACGAGCTGGAACGCTTTCGTCATCGGCGGGAGCCGGGCGATCTTCGCGATGGCCGAGTCGGACATGCTGCCCGCCGTCCTCGCGAAGACCCACCCCGAGTACAACACGCCCCACAACGCCATCCTGCTGATCGGCGTTTCGTCGGTGCTCGCGCCTCTGTTCGGCGAGGGGATGCTCGGCTGGATCGTCAACGCCGGCGGGCTGGGGATCGTCCTCGCGTGGCTGTTCGTCTGCGTCTCGTTTCTCGTCCTCCGCCGGCGCGAACCCGGGATGGAACGGCCCTTCAAGGTGCCTGCCGGCTACCTCACGGGCGCGATCGCGCTGGTCCTCTCGGCGTTTTTCGTCGTGCTCTACCTACCCGGTGGGCCGTCGGCGCTCGTCTGGCCCTACGAGTGGCTGATGGTGCTTCTGTGGGCGCTGCTCGGTGTCGGGCTGTTCGCACTCTCGCCACGGGGGCGCGCGCTCGTCGGCTGA